CCCTATCATGAGCAAAATACATGCACTGAGTGCATGGTAACTAAAATCTAGAAGTTGGAACCAAATCCATGGCACTGTAATGCAGCTGTTAGAATGTGAAAAACAGAATGGAACTCCTTCCTTTGGTCCATCTCCATGCTTCTCAAATGTTAGTAAAACTTAAATTAGGACACTCCTGGCCTAACCTTTCTAATTTCCATGTTCAAGAATCTCCATTCAACTTCTTGGCACTGCTCTGTTCACTTAGTTCCCGCTTTGACACATATAATGAAGCTCAAGTAAggtcattaatttttaattccctTGCTTTGCCTTTCTGAGTATCGGATGGttctttttaatatattttaactTCTTGATGCAAACTGCACCGCCTCCTCCTGCTCAAGAGTGCACAGCTCATTATCCAACTCTCTTATGGTGTCTACTTCTCTACTTTTATTAATGTTTCATTGGGTTTGATGGCATCGTATCTTAGTTTCTTTGTCTTTTGTGACTTCCTGATAAATTGAAGCAATTTCTTCTGTGACACTAAGTATATACCAACTTTTGATGTCTTTATAATAGCTTATGTTGGTTTTGAACAAAGTTTCACTGTGTCATTTCACTTCGAGCATGAATCTAGTGACGTAATTATGGCTAACTTACTAATTAACATGAATAAATTAGGCAAATTTAGGTATGACCGTATGAATCGAGCATGATGTTCCATGTTGTAAGTATCACAACTGTgtgcttctttcttttctagtatttaataataggtctctagtAATTGGAGTACGTGGTGATGAGTAAAATATTCCAAGAACTTAGTTTTGATACTTTAGTGTTTTCACAAAGCTGGCAATGTTTTTAGTCTATGGCTCTATCTTCGAGTCGTATTTCTCAGATACAGGATCTTGACCTTTTATTCTTCATTCCTAATGATATTTTAGTTATGCACATGCTGTGTCAGCTCATAACTGAAAATATGAAGGGCAAATTGGGTCTCATTTTAGATTTTTTCCCCCTTATGCAgagcaataaaaaaaatgaagactcAATCAGAATCATCTCTTCTTTCGGGCCTTCGATCACATAGAGGAGAAAAGATTCTTGATGTAGATGGAACATTGACCACCCAACCGGTACTTGAACATGTAGGAATTTCCACATGGCCTGGTGGGTTCTGTATTAACtaacattgtatttgtgggtTTGGTGAATGATAAAAACCATGCAGTGATTAATGCTCTGcttattcttaagtacttaaattCACAGAGCTTTGGCAACAGTCATGCCCTCTTGCTGCTATGGTTGCTTATTAAACTCTATTAATGCAGGAAGATTAACACTGACAGATCATGCTCTCTACTTTGAACCTCTACGAGTTATAACTTATGACAAAGCAAAAGTATATGACCTTGCAGATGATTTAAAACAGATTATCAAGCCTGAGTTGACTGGGCCATGGGGTTCACGTCTTTTTGACAAAGCAGTCATGTACAAATCGATGTCCTTGTAAGTCATATTGTTTTCCAGTCTGTTGCCAATGTTGCACTCTTAACTTCCTTACCgctactttttcttttctctattttttatttggatACTGGGTGGAAAATTAATGGATTCAGGCAGGGTTTGATGTTGGTAAAAGTTGAATGCTCTTGAAGAAGATTATTGCCTATTGATGCCTCCAATTTTGTTTGTAGATCGGAACCAGTGTTCATGGAGTTTCCAGAGCTTACTGGTCATTCACGTCGGGACTATTGGCTGGCTGTTATGCAAGAAATTCTTTATGCCCATAGGTTTATTAGAAAATTCCAAATAAAGGGTgttgagaaggaagaaacacttTCTAAGGCTGTGCTAGGCATTTTGCGTTTACAAGCTATTCAAGAGTTAGTTCCTTCAATTCCCTTACGATGTGAGGCACTTCTGATGCTCAATCTCTGTGATCAGCTTCCCGGAGGTGACCTAATACTAGAAACTCTAGCTGATTTGGTGTCTTCTAGAAGGTTGGATCAGGTTAACATATCTAGTTCAGGAAGTGGAATGTATTCTATATCTGTTTTGGCAGTCTTGTCAAATCTGGGGGTGGAATCACAATATGTTAACAACGAAAGACTTCCTGTTGGTGAATTAGTTGTAGGACAGATGAGTTCCTTAGAAAAGGCTGTTAGTGAGTCTCGGGATAATTACAAAATGGTAGAGCGGGCACAAGCCACGGTTGATGGAGTTAAAGTAGACGGGATCGATACAAATTTGGCGGTGATGAAGGTAACATGCATGTCATCTATTTTGTTTTATACATATTGCTTGTGACCTTGTGTTACTTCAACTGATTATTGTTATATGACTGTATCATCTTCATAAATTGATATGTAAAATAATCGTGTTCTTTAGTTCACTAGTCTGATCCGACATGAGTTGAAATGGCTACATATAATTGTTTTCGCGATCTACAGCTTCACCTCTTAGTTTTATGTTCATATGCATCTATGAAGATGTGATGTTGACCGAATCACACTTTGGAGGTgaccatatgcatcatatgtattttgtgccattattatcaatataataggttcatgtaAAGTCATTTAGGGTATTGGAGTCCCTTTTTTGGGGTTAATAGAGGTTGTTTTAATGTCTTCTTATGTCGTACTTTGGATAGGATCAGGTTGTAAAGGTCCTTTTATGGTATGTGCTTGTCTAGGAAAGCTCCAAAGTGATTAAGTTTGGAAATGTTTGTCTTCGAACAAGAATTCCTGGAGGATCCAGATTTTGGTAGccttttttacttttctttgtatgtggCAGCCTTTTTATCTTTGTACATGAGCGAGCAAGTTTTACGTTGGTAAGGAAAATAAACAGatgagacttttttttttcttcggaAATAATTCATGGGTTATATTGCTGTTAGATTTTGCTACATCATTGGTTTAATTGTTTTCCAGTAAAAATTTGAAGTATATGCAGCCTTTTTATTTTATAACTATACACTTTAATTAAACTACATGTATGCAGTCTCTAGTGTTTTGCCTGACAAGCCAGATAGATCATGCACTCAACTTATGCAATCTTCAGGCTGGATTTTATGCCAGGAGTTAATATATGCAACAGAATTCTGACCTAAGTGCTGGGTCCAGTAATATTTTGCTCTACCACATATTTGATTGCCTGCATGTCTTTTGCTTATGCCTGAACTTGTCTCATCTTGCTTATGTTCACCCCTGAAGATGTCCATATCTTTTGTTGCTTATCGAAGTTCTTGCTATTGCATCATCAGATGTAGTTAAATAAATTCATCTATTCCTAATAGACAACATCTAACTGTTTGCCCTCATGAATCTGTAGAATGATCAATTGCTAGACTTTTGCCAGCATGTCCTTCTAAGATGCTCGATTACTTCTGCATTTCTCAAACCTTCTTTTAGATGAGTGTTTCACTCGACATCCCCATTTCTCATCGTACTTAATCTTGAAAAGAATCATGGCGATCTGGGTGTCAGTAGGCAGCTACTTCTACAGGAATTCATGAGTTCAAAGCACAACCTTGGGTTGAATATGATGTGATATTGTTCTTAACaaaattttgaatctttcttttaagaaagaACGTGTTGAGGAGAAATTGATGCTTGAATCTATTTACCCACTTGAGCTTAGTATTCAGTATCCATTTCTAGCAGAATGTCACAAATTGGTTATGGTGTTTTACTATAAGTTTCATGTTCTGTTTGTTCATGCTGCTTTTcctttccatgaaatgtggaatATGAGTTAATGACACATTTGAATTATTGGCATCACTTTAGTCAAATATAGTCAATTGAACTGTCATTAAATCCATCAATGTTCTTGTTTTGTGTAAATATAACATGCTTTATCACATTGCCTTAAACTTGCAGGAGCTGCTACATCCTATGATTGAACTAGGAAAAATCCTTGATTCTTTTGCATCATGGGATGAACCTCTCAGGTCTTTGGTATTCTGTTCTGTTTCTTGTTACATAATTATCAGGTTTGGCTCTGCTACTTTTTCACAGATAATCTATCAGTAGTGCATGACATTCTTGTAACTACTGAAACTCCTTTTTTATATACCTGTTCACTTTTGTCCTTATGATGTGTGTAAGCACGTGGTCATGTTTACTAATTTAGAACCTTTATACTATTTATTAGCATAGAGATGGTTAGTCTGTTATCTGTTATCTGAAGGTTCCTTTAGCACCAAAGCAACCAGAGCTACACTACATTTCATGTCCAAATTGTGTATGATAGGGGGTTCTatcgaaaaaaaagaaagaaaaaagaaaaagaacaatgaCTGCTGAATGGAAGCACAGAAGTTATAATGGCACTATCTCTTAACGCATTATAATATTGGAGGAGTTTCAGAGCTGCTCTTGTCAGTTGGCTCAGTGGTAGGCATTATGTTGAGTGATCATAGATGATGAAAATTTGAAAGACTAAAACCTGTactctcaatgttttgtaactATGAACTGGGAGCTAGCAAATCAGACGTTTTTTCCAAAAGAAACACTTCCATTGTTACTCTTGGGAAGACTATGTCATTAATACTCAAGCTCtttctgaagaaaaaaaaaggaaaaaacttgAGTCCTCACATCCTTGAAAGAGTCATGATGTGCTCTTAGGTAGGATGTCCTTTAATTTCATGAATGGAACTTTGATTTTCGCTGGTTCATAGTAGAATATTTTGCTTATTTAGGTATGTTCTTTTACATAAGTATTGATACTAATTCATGCCATTGGCTTTCATTATACTTTCAATATGAATGGTGCAGGGGATGGCTAGGTTATGTACTTGTTATGGTGCTTCTCTTTATTGCAATCTTCATGTTGCTCACTAGATTATGTAATGAAGGCCAGCCAATCAATCATGTTAAGGTGACAGCCCCTCCAGCAATGAATACTATGGAGCAGCTCTTGGCTGTTCAAAATGCTATATCTCAAGTTGAGGAGCTAGTCCAGAATGGGAATGTCATTCTTTTGAAGTTACGAGCCTTGTTATTGGCTGTGCCTTCTCAGGTtagtccctttttcttttttatctttggtACTTTCGCAtcacatatattttttaattgtgCAAGCATGCGTGCCTGGATGAGTATATGGAGATAAGACAATATAACCTACTTCATCTTATTCATTCAAGGGTTCATTAGAAAGTTGATTAGATAACACATGATAGTCCCAGGAAGTTCCAATGTTCTTTGAGTCCTTCCTGAGTTTTCCATTTTGCACCTTGTTGCTTGGTAGTTGCACTCTTTCCTTTTTATGTTTTGCTAATTGTGTTCAGCTCATAGGTGAGAGATGTCCCTTATCGGTCAATCACTTTATGAACATGTAAATGCACGGGGATGCACACATGTATGGGAATataaaattgaatttattagaggAACCTGCAGTACTTGGAATAGCTGGTGCAGCTTACAGATATAGAGTTATCAATATGGGAAATTTCAAGTTTGTCCTCCAATTGCTTCCTCTCATTCTTTTGTCATGAATGATATTACCGTGCAAGTAACACTATCAACAACCTGGATCATGAACCTTACGCTATCTAGATTAGTGAAGCACTAAGTTTGTTGATTTCTTTTGGTCGCATAGTGCTTAGATTGATCTAATACAATTCTTTTCTGTTCAGGGCCATCTCACTGTTTTCCTTATGATCGATTTATCCATTTGACTAAAAGTTATTGTCATCTGGTAACTAGCCTGTTGGTTGGATCTTTCGTCCAATGCATATGTTTCCTAATTATTTAACAAATTCAACGTGGCATCAGATACAGGGATACATGCCCATACAGAACATAAATTCTTATGCTTTCGTTGGATTATTAGACAACGAGTGTCTCTAACACCTGCATGCAAACCTCTGTAAATACTACAGGTCAAATGATGCCTTCTTTCTGATATTGCCTTCTTGTTTTTCCTTTATATACATGAATATGAATGTCATAATCTTACACATTACTGATTATTCGTGTGGTAAATAGGCAACAGATAGAGCTATAATAGTGCTGATTCTACTGGCCTTGGCGATAGCCTTTCTACCTGGTAAACTGATAATCTTAACGATATTTCTGGAAGCATTCACGAGGAACTCGCCTCCAAGAAGAGCGAGCACAGAGAGATGGACAAGAAGAATAAGAGAGTGGTGGTTCAGCGTACCAGCAGCTCCTGTAGTACTTGAACGAgataaagaagagaaaaagaggaagtgAGCGTGTATATAGTCATGTATTTTTAATTGTTTCATATGTTCATAAATAAGATTTTCTCTTTCTGCTTATATccacccaccccccccccccccagtgCAGGAGACATTAAAAAAATaggtggaaaaaaaaaacgagtCTTCAATACACATGATTGTATTCAGATTAAGCTTTTGTCTCATTGCTGCTGTGCATAACAATCTTTTAGCTCGCGTTTTGAGCTTATGCcattaaaacaattactacTATAGGCTGCTCAAAAACTATGCATGGCCTCAATTCATGGTGGTTGCTTACCTTTTCGAAATGCAGCAACCTGTGATTGTAATTTTCTGGTGCTACTGGAGCTCTGAGAAGTGCTTTCCATTATCTTCTATACCCTCTCACATGTCCTCAGGTAAGTACATTAGTTTCCATGGGTGTTCTCCCTTCATATGTTATGACTTTCAAGAGCATCAGAGATTTCTGGGTAGGAGATGAGAATTTGTTCGTTGTAAGAGAAGGTAAACAACTTTTGATGGCAGTCTCATGTGCTAAGTTGGGTTAGTTTGACTGAATTTATGTTAATCTAAAAGGTTTGTAGGGTAGCGTTTGTGCCTCAGAATCGACGATGCTGATGcagcacaaagtttaattagGTCAATGTAATGGCTCCGAATGTCACCGTAATAGCTCGCAATATAACCATATCGTATTCCGGTTTGATTCCTAAAAACTGGACCAGATATGCTCATCAAGTTTGATCTGGATCTGAGCAGTtcattaatatatataaaaataattatatcctTCTAGATGTAGTACTTCGTACTTCTAGGCCCTAGTCTGTCGATCCATTATGGTAACAAATTAATACCAAATTTACCAAATTATTTTGGTTTGTTCGAGGGCTAGGAACTAACCAAAGGCCGAGTTTCGAAACCTTCAGTTGTCCGCATGTATGGATCACGCCATATATTTAGCTGCCAGTTTGCCTTATCATTCAAATTTCTCGATTGCAAAACCAGCAAGACGCAGTACAATGTCCGTATCATTGCAGGAAAAAGAGAATGGAAACTAGATGCAAGCCTTCGCTTcgttgaagaaaagaaaaggaaatgaggcAACCCGAACCAATCAACCTCCAACTACAAGGAGTCTGATTCCTCTCCTCGGAGCTGATAGGATCAGCCAACCAAAACAAACGAACTGAACTAGGAGAATTATTGCCCATGGATGAAAACCAGGCCTCCTGCCAATCTCAGTAGTCGGGGAAAGCCTTCATGGTGTCCATGATGGAAGGCGAGATGGAGCCGCCCATGTTTGGAATGGATTGCGAGAACAGCGCCGACTCCGGGTACCTATAGAAGGACCCTGACGAGCAGAAGAAGTCCGAGGAGCTGGGTGTGAAGAGCGGGATCTCCGACAGGAACGGGTTAGGAGGTGGCAGGGGGTCGAAGCCGAGCGGCGACATGGCGGCCGGGGCAGATGGCAGCGGGGAGCAGCCGACATGGTGGACGACCTCCCCCGCGATGCTGCGATTCTCCGACAACGGCGACGGATCGTTGTTAGCCGCATGGATCGTGTCGGCGTCCTTGCAGGGAATGTTGGATGGTGCGGGAGGGGGATTGTTGGCGGCGGCGGCtgagtcgtcgtcgtcgtcatcGGTGGAGCGGGAGAGACCGGTGAGCTTCTGGACAAGGGCCATGAAGTCGCGAGCCTGCGTGTGGATGATCTTGGGGGAGTGGGTGTAGATGATGACAGGATGGTGGCGGTGGTGGGTGGtggcggtggaggaggaggattgCTTGTGGATGAGTTGGGTGTCCTTGTGGATCTTGAGAGGGGCCGGGCGGGAGCCGTTGATCTCTCGCGACGAAGGGCTCATGATGAAAACAGAATTCAAAAGGATTGAAGGATGAGagaaatggagagagagagagagagagggatggaAGGAGAAAGGTTGATACTAATGGAGGAAGGAGATGGTGGTGCTTTTTTTTTAGCTGGAAGGAATGCTTTAtttggggttggggggggggggggggggattgaAGGGCCAGCGCCAGCCAAATTGACCGTTGATAAAAAGAAGGGGAAGGGGTGATGTGGTGGGGAAGTTACAGGGATTGTAGGGGAAGGCCGTTGGGGGAAGGGCGTTGAGAGAGGGGTGCATGTTGACGCGGGAGGAGATGGCGGGAGAGAGGGTTGTGGGCTTTCGTGGATTTGCGGAAGGGAGTTTGCATCGTGGATGTTTTGTATGAGGCTAGAGAAAAGaattctagagagagagagataaacgTTGCATTTGCGTAAAAGCTTCATATCACCTctgtctcctcctctcttttgaGCTTTATTCATCGTATGTTCAAATTGGTGATTGGttcataaataaaataaaataaaaaaaagctaaTTGGCATGGTGCAACGCCACATTGGTGCACACCgtataaaatataatttgcGGTTCAGGTGGAAATGGATATGAATCCAAATAAAAACCAACACCATTTACTACActcaagataattttttttttttggtcacacGGTGGGCATGAGAGAACATGACAGATTTGAATATACGACTTTTAGGACAATAAGAACTAGAGCGTGTTTTAGGAAACGGCATGAGTTTGTTGCAAGCTAGCTGCCTGCTCCCATCTTATCTCCATGGAACTACATTAAACATGTGTTTAAGGCAGCACCATTCCTCTGATGGTACTTCATGCAGAGGATGACAACATGATGTTATACCTAGTTGGAAATGGGAGGACTAGGAGGGATTAGAGGAGTTTCAAATGTACGTGGATCCAAGTCTAAACTGGAAGGATGGAGCTAATTAGAGCAAAATACAGTTTTGGACAGATGTGCTCATTCTCATGGAAACAAAACTAAATCGATCAGAATCTATTTTACTTATTTGGatccaataaaaaataataaaaaatttcgAATTCTTAAATTTTGCATGAGTTCAATGCATTTCTTACCAATCTACTAAGAAAGTGGGTTTAATATGAATTTTAATTGTGAAGTGGAAGCcagtttaggctagatttggGTCAGCAGATATATTTTATGTGAACCCCATGCATGTTGAAGTTGTTTTGGGTTAATCCTTCATTGCATGGAGAACCTGACGAATATTAAAACGATGCGCGCTTGATCCTGGGAATCTCGCTTGGTGGAGTCGAAGCTAAGATTTTGTATCAGAACAGAAACAATATGTGCCAGAAAAAAGACTTCTAGCTTTCTGCGTTAGCATCtagaaaatttataaaagaAAAGCAGAAAATAGTCAAAGTCTTCACCATCATGCATCCACGAAAGGGCTGCTTTAGGTATCGCCATAACATGTACATGAATACCATGGCCAAGTCCTGCGGTTTGACAAGTTCTCGATAATATTACAAAATTTAGGtgacatttttttaataatattacaaAGTTTAAGTTCTTTAGACGTGGATCAGAAGGATCAATCGATGTGAAAAGGCCTCCAGTGGAAACGCTATATTCGATCCCGGAATTTATGATCGATGGAGGATAAAAGTCTTGTATCCTTTGTCCTCGTTTATGCTTGAGTTGGGATGCTTTCAGTGGTAGACTTGTAGTGTTTTGCCCTGTGGGTCCTTTTTGAACAGAATGAGGTCCGGTAGTAACTCCTAAAGAGAGAGATTGAGGCATTCAAAGACCAATTCTGGCCAGTGAAAACTGCTTAAAAGAAAGATAGTACACTCTCACCACTCGTCTCTCATATTCTTTGCAAGAAAGAGTATACATCTTTTTcaattctttcttctcatgttaTCTACGTAAGCTActagatttatttattagaCGTATGTTCATATGCACATACGTGCAGTGTTATCatacttagaaaaaaaaatcataggaTTTATGTGGGGCTtcttttttctatctttttttttttttgatcttttgCGTTGCTTCTTTCTGGACAAATGATATttatttcatctttttgatCTTTTTGTATTGTTCCTTTTTCTTAGAAGAAGAGGTGCAACAAAGAAGCTTGTGTGcttgttttctgtttttttttcttttttaaaaaatttataactCCCTTCTAATGGTCAATTAGAGGgatttaaattatatatttaataaaaaaatacctGGCAAAATATAGGCGACGCATGATTTCTTGCATGCATGATGCATCTGGCAAGCCAAGTCTCACAAGAAATGTACTCTAATCCCAGTTGTCTATCCAATGCTATGCATGACATGGTAGTTTGAACATAATGCAGCAGTATCAAAAGTATAGGTGATTTATAATAGATtaatatttttcagaaaaaggtGGGAGTCTATGGGAGTTATTGATTTGAATTCTATTCAACACAAGATTAATGGATTGTCAAATGGTAACTATCGAGGCAACTATGTGAAGTTGTTACGATACTAGCTGTTACCTGAATGTCATGCTTTGAAGAAAGCATGTTatgtacaaaaaagaaaaaaagaaaaaaaaaagcatgttaGTTACGTTCCAAGAAATCAAGCCATCCAAATTAAAGTCAAAAATGTTGTGCCTCGGCCTCTAACATTTGTGTCCTGTTGTATCTGATAAGTAGGACTCTTCTAAATCTACTACGGATGGCATGTATGATGACTTGGTTCAAACCTTTCATTATCTGCCATATGGATTGGGATCCCACATccccctgttttttttttttggtacagagATATTTGAAACATCATGCTTGTTCGAGACCATATAAAGCACACAAACCCTAATATTGGGCAAGAATGATGACGGAACACTATAATTAAGGAGTTAAATTAAgttttaaaatcttttttttttttttgagggcaaCATGATGGCAAGCATGGTTATATTTAATTGAGAAATAAAATGAGGCAAGAATAGCAAACAggagaatatcccaaaaaggaaaaagaagagagaaagaacaagggaaaagggaagaggaggaagaatgaGGAAATGAAAGGGTAATGGATCAAGCAGTTCCtaagggggcgtttggtaaccccaacaagatcaccacggtgatctaaAATCCCTGGTGATTCGAATACTGGGATGATTTGATcccagtgatctaagatcaatgtgtttggtaggcCATGGTCCAGTAATTAAAAATCTTCGGATATCaatgagtaacttgtttggtatggtatggagatccaagatcaccgaccatataataccacaaatatcccagatatatcttagatggattttttatgtgtttttaattctcatgaataaaaaatataagtcaatatgctaattcctataatagctccattattttgtcacatattctacttttagtagcccttatcatatatttattaatcatataaaatatattataataaaatattaatatatttatcaatatattaattattaatatattctataaaaatatatttattactcctataaattataatcttataaaaatatgttattttttattatagaattaatattttatttatacttatcataatttttttaatactaataattatttttatgctGAACGCGATGATCTTTAATCATCGGGATCAGATTACTCCAGAATAAGGATCACCACTAATCTAAGATCACCTCAGTGATCTCATCTGGGTTACCAAATGCTACCATAAGGTAACCTATGCAATAACAATattcagaaaataaaaatgttctgaaaataaaaatgttcTGAAAATAAAACATACTAAGATGAATTTAGTGCAAGAAACAAGCAAATTAGTTTTATTAGTTTCCAAATCTATATAAAGggggaagaaaaaaacaaagatattaTATGTATGAGTTCCGTTAATCGCATCCCGTGGCAAGAGCTTAGTTAAAGTGACCTCCTAGACTTTGAACTTTTGATAATTGTTGCATTGGtttttttatgtaaaattcTTCTAATGTCctaacaaaataagaaaaatcttGGGATTGCTTCAACAGAACGTCATGGAAAAGCATCAAAGCAGGAACAAATCATAGCATTGACAAGATCACTCGAGAGAGAACTGAATcatttattcaatttttcaaagagaAACAAAAGACTATTTATGGAGCCCATAAGTATTTAGGACTTTAGAACGCCACAATAAATCATCTAGAACTGTAATtgtagaaaaaaggaaaaaaattaataaatgttTTGTTTTATTGAATCTAATAAAATTTTGTTTTACTATAAGGTAGTTTTTTCTCCATAAGGAGAAGGAAAACAacctaaaaatagaaaattgagATTTCAGCGAGACTAATAGAAGAATGCCAAGTTATAAATATTAGCAATTTTGATAGCGGCATCCAACATCAACAATTTTCAAGCTTCTGGAGTCGTTTCCTTAATAACCCGAACAACAAGTCATAAACAAGGATAATCATCAAATCTGAGCTCCTCAACAATTTGAGCATATACAACGTGCCCTGTTTGGTCGAAACTTTGGCCGAATCTTGTCAAGGTGCTTTCGAATTTCAAAATATTACATGTGCATTGGTGTGGAACCTTGTAATGTGTCATGCACCATGTATATGGCGTAGAGATTTGGGTTAGACTCTACATTCTCTGGCAGGGCCGGCTCAACCATTAGGCGACTAAGGCGGTCGTCTAAGATCCTGGCTCCCAAATACATTTATTATAGTGAGTTTCAAAATGAGCGTCCAAATACATTGAGGCTCCAAATGCATTTATATTGGAACATATCTCTTGTCTAAAGAAATTTattatctctttctttatttgtgcGTTGAGCCCCTAAATGCATTTATGGTGGAATTTTTGAGttgccttaggcctccaaatgcatTGAGCCGTTCCTGTCCTCGGCTACTCCTGCGTCCGTTTTCACTATGGGCTTGTTTGgatcgcgggaagcattttccctctTAAGAATATGATTCGTGGAAAGAAGATTTCTAGGAAGAGAATGCTTGGgaatgtacttttggcatgtttggttaaacatgAGAAAGTGATAGATttccagagtgcttatgtttggttgaccatctactagcctagaaaagttatgtgtaatttctattatacccttaataaaaattaggttcttTATGCCTTTTTAATGTTGAAgagtctttttggaaaaaaaaaaagaggaaatgatTCCTGCTtcatggaaatgatattcctagaAGGAAAAATACTTCCTACGAACCAAACAAGcttgaaatgtgggaatcatattcctatgggaatacaactttctcatccttcttctttgaaaactcaaaccaaacaagaggcatctcattatttTTTCGTTGATCacacttttttctcttcttttttcgtGAACCAAATGGGCCCTACAGGGCTCTTCAGCTAGTGTGCCTTccgttgcttttttttttttttttgttgatgagaaaaaaaagagagagcttttgatttttgaataatctAAAGGGCttgcattga
This is a stretch of genomic DNA from Phoenix dactylifera cultivar Barhee BC4 chromosome 9, palm_55x_up_171113_PBpolish2nd_filt_p, whole genome shotgun sequence. It encodes these proteins:
- the LOC103719580 gene encoding VQ motif-containing protein 20-like — protein: MSPSSREINGSRPAPLKIHKDTQLIHKQSSSSTATTHHRHHPVIIYTHSPKIIHTQARDFMALVQKLTGLSRSTDDDDDDSAAAANNPPPAPSNIPCKDADTIHAANNDPSPLSENRSIAGEVVHHVGCSPLPSAPAAMSPLGFDPLPPPNPFLSEIPLFTPSSSDFFCSSGSFYRYPESALFSQSIPNMGGSISPSIMDTMKAFPDY